atacatcattttaaagagaaagctttgtgctttaatttagaataagtctcattccttaatttcaataaatacagcttccaggaatttttaaattagcatctcttttgacacttttaagatatatgaaaatgtaagttttatttcaacattttttttctcaatatttttccaatccaacccaacaattattatacatcattgtaaagagaaagctttgagctttaatttagaataagtctcattccttaatttgaataaatacggcttccaggaatttttaaattagcatcttttttgacacttaggttatacgaaaatgtaagttttgtttcaacattttttttctcaatatttttccaatccaacccaacaattattagacatcattttaaagagaaagctttgagctttaatttagaataagtctgattccttaatatcaataaacacggcttccaggaatttttaaattagcatcttttttgacacttaggttatacgaaaatgtaagttttgtttcaacattttttttctcaatatttttccaatccaacccaacaattattatacatcattttaaagagaaagctttgagctttaatttagaataagtctcattccttaatttcaataaatacggcttccaggaatttctaaattagcatcttttttaacacttttaggttatacgaaaatgtaagttttatttcaacattttttttctcaatatttttccaatccaacccaacaattattatacatcattgtaaagagaaagctttgagctttaatttagaataagtctcattccttaattttaataaatacagcttccaggaatttttaaattagcatcttttttgacacttttaggatatacgaaaatgtaagttttatatcaactttctttttgtcaatatttttccaatccaacccaataattattatacatcattttaaagagacagctttgagctttaatttaggaTAACTcccattccttaatttcaataaatacagcttccaggaatttttaaattagcatcttttttgacacttttaggttatacgaaaatgtaagttttatttctacattttttttctcaatatttttccaatccaacccaacaattattatacatcattttgaagagaaagctttgagatttaatttagaataagtctcattccataatttcaataaatacagcttccaggaatttttaaattaacatcttttttgacacttttaggttatacgaaaatgtaagttttgtttcaacattttttttctcaataatttgccaacccaacccaacaattattatacatcattttaaagaaaaagctttgaactttaatttagaataagtctcattccttaatttcaataaatacggcttccaggaatttctaaattagcatcttttttaacacttttaggttatacgaaaatgtaagttttatttcaacattttttttctcaatatttttccaatccaacccaacaattattatacatcattgtaaagagaaagctttgagctttaatttagaataagtctcattcctaaatttcaataaacacggcttccaggaatttttaaattagcatcttttttgacacttaggttatacgataatgtaagttttgtttcaacattttttttctcaatatttttccaatccaatccaacaattattatacatcattttaaagagaaagctttgagctttaatttagaataagtctcattcctaaatttcaataaacacggcttccaggaatttttaaattagcatcttttttgacacttagattatgcgaaaatgttagtttttgctcaatatgttttttctcaatattctatCAGATTTTCGTCGTTCTGTAGCTACAggtctgataaataaatattcacaTTTACTGCGTCCACGAAAATGTCGAAGCGCAAGTtcaaaagaaagaggaagttgtgaaaattgttctgccaaaGCTAGACCCTACTCAAAATGTACTGCgtgcaatgtttatttatgctataatgaaagaaagatctgtttttctgaatatcataatgtgatttagctaaagcaagtgttacttattttctaacgtaataaaaaatgtattatttttatattggcaataaaagtttttgtttactgcaacatcactaaaatatattttaatgccTGATGGTACTCTCAAGTACCATTATCCCCCTGgaaaattgattccaaaggcctttattgagtgtattttgatagcgttttaatcttgggacacaaagggttaaactGTAAGCGCGTGTATTGAAAgcttaaaattatgtttatacCATAACGTTTGATGGTTCTAACACACTGGCTTGATGGAAAAATTTGTACGCATCACCAAACGAGTTTTGAGCCATTGCTAAAAGTCCGCGATCCACTAACTCTCGTAAATCAGGTGCTCCTCCACGTATTTCGCTTGCTTCGTTAAAACAAACTTCCGCTCCAGATACATCACCTAATTGTAAATGTAAACGGCCTAAGGCTGATAATAACGTGTGACGTGGTGCTCCAtctctaaatttaaatcaaaaaatattatattgaaaaataaatatattaatagaaatatttaCCGTTCGCATAATTGTCCCAAAATATCCATTGCAAGTACATAATCTTTTAATGCTAAGGCACAATTGACTATAGAATGTAAAATTCTTGTTTCCCTTCCGGTCCATAATCTCACGGAATCGTTTCGATCTGATTCGGAGATTTCCATGGGGTTTCCATCTTCGCATAAACcttcttttaaatttcttaacatctaaattaattcattaattaattacaatcataaaaaagtttattttagtAACCTGTTTAACAGTTGCTAACATATTAAATAACTTCGTTAACGAATCCTTTGCTTTCCCACAGTGCATTGGTAATTCAGCGAGTAATAATCTAAATGAAAATGACGCTATCGATCCTGGACGACCACCATACATTTCAggataaaactaaaataataaattaatatttttcttctaactaatttaatttattacttgaTAAAAAAGATCTGGTTTATCTAATTGACCAAATGGTTCGGCTTCGGCTTGAGCAACTTGGTATTCTTTAGTTTTGATCAAAAGTGCTATTCTAGTGAACCATAATTGTAATGAATGCGGAGAGTGTTTACTCGGATGTCCGGATCTTCCAATTCCTTGGCCGTATATCGTTAATAAACGTGCCGTTAAATTTATAGCCgatcttaaatttattatattaattaaaaattgtcatTATGATAATTGGTTTTTTACCTATAAGCTCCGGCTTGTACTAATTCTCTTAAACCCCTTTCATCTTGTGTAACATCTGCAGCAGCTAAAACTCGACGTTGAGCAGCTTCTGCTTCGCTTATATAAGTTGTTACAGCGTCCGTTATATTATCACCCtgtaaataaatgtttcaacaTAATTCTAGTTTCTTAGATTTAATCGAGATTTGGATCAaaacatatattttaattttgtagtaaagtaTAATTCATATAATGAAAGACATatctttaattgtaaaaacaaattaaaatttgaatttacaAATTTCCTTTGTTCTTTAAGCCCTGTATTTTGCATAAATAACCACGCAACCACTTCGTTTATATTTAGAAAAGACGCAAAACCGTCTCTACAATCAACCAACGCAACACCATCACGCCATAGAATTAATTCCACTTGACGTGTACTATTACtgataaattaagttttattttgcatggaaatttatgtttataatttatgcCTTTATTTTAAGCtccaattttttacaattactGTAGGTTTTTGGTTTGTAGATTTTTAAAAgagatttaaattattaaaataagatgCAAATGGCTTCTTTATCGCTACAACTTGAgtagtttttcaaaacgttaAGAATAGCCCaattaaaacaagttttatattttctccTACAGACAAAGCTAAACTTCAAATCACTAGCAAGATAACGTTTCTCCAGTTGCAAATTAATAGCTGTTCAAAGAATTTGTATCAAGATGCATCAAACCAAGTCTGATACAATGTTGCATTACCTAAATGCggcaattttgtttgtttacaAATCCGTTGAGGTGAAAATCTGCCTCAACAtcgaatacattttttttcgaaaaaccgACTTCTTGTTTAAGCATTCATTCGACAAACACACGACGCTGTTGGTGGTCTCCGGGGTTCAATTCTTGAGTGATTTGGATCTTGTATGCGTGTAAATCCTTTGTCAATATTCGTTGCCTAGCGAAATACGAAAGCCCCAGTGCTACGATCGATGTAAACTTTGTCTATATTCTCGTCCTTTCAACTCAACTTGAATCACCTTTTCAAAGAATCTGTATGGACGCTGAGTGGATCGAGTAGCCATGTTGATTGGTCTCAAGCCCAGATAAAGGAAGAGGGTTAACTGACGAGACTAGTAACTTGCTAGCGGTAAAAACGTAAATTACTCAGAGAATCAACAACTCAGTCAGGATACATGCTAGTCTTACTGTAAGGATTAGGCGAGAGATACTGGAAGATAAATCTGATAAGACTTGGATCATGGAATGTTAAATCATGGTATAAGAAGAACCAACAAATTATAATAGAATTGAATTGGTACCGAATAGATATCTGCGCTTTATCAAAGACGCAGAGAATGGGAAGCGGGTCCATAAAATATAGCAAATATGTATTGATGCGGAATATTCAGGAACCCAGAACATAATTTAGTCTCGGTCTGTTAACACAGAGAGCATGGCATACATCAACGTATCAAAACCAAAGGCAGATTTCTTTATAGCGCAGAACGCATGATATTACAACTAGTCTATTGAATATGGAACAATTTTTCTATGACCTAACTTtcttaaagttaaaattaagcTAGGTGTCCACTTGAGAGAAACTTCTGAGAGTAACTCTCGATATCTACTCTCAAC
This genomic stretch from Onthophagus taurus isolate NC chromosome 7, IU_Otau_3.0, whole genome shotgun sequence harbors:
- the LOC111424455 gene encoding trafficking protein particle complex subunit 12 isoform X1, with product MSGNPSQLSQYFSSGKSSEAQVTYTNELNEAITSIGSLQLGRNEQSSSEPEVCRIFSETLPQPKDPSAAFFDLIGNPSRTTEQESAGEMSFAPDFSLPRLLKRNVQNNDMVNKTKKLLYSRRSKQDGYSPRVAVGSEADRRRDAWIPSERTRKCLISASTAAPGTFFPERELLTMPGVLLEEELGDNITDAVTTYISEAEAAQRRVLAAADVTQDERGLRELVQAGAYRSAINLTARLLTIYGQGIGRSGHPSKHSPHSLQLWFTRIALLIKTKEYQVAQAEAEPFGQLDKPDLFYQFYPEMYGGRPGSIASFSFRLLLAELPMHCGKAKDSLTKLFNMLATVKQMLRNLKEGLCEDGNPMEISESDRNDSVRLWTGRETRILHSIVNCALALKDYVLAMDILGQLCERDGAPRHTLLSALGRLHLQLGDVSGAEVCFNEASEIRGGAPDLRELVDRGLLAMAQNSFGDAYKFFHQASVLEPSNVMILNNMGVCLLYGGDLKEAIAVLESAIQQNPIQGLQESLLLNLCTLYDMESSKGRRKKFALLRQLSRYQADAPTAILEKLYG
- the LOC111424455 gene encoding trafficking protein particle complex subunit 12 isoform X2, with the protein product MSGNPSQLSQYFSSGKSSEAQVTYTNELNEAITSIGSLQLGRNEQSSSEPEVCRIFSETLPQPKDPSAAFFDLIGNPSRTTEQESAGEMSFAPDDGYSPRVAVGSEADRRRDAWIPSERTRKCLISASTAAPGTFFPERELLTMPGVLLEEELGDNITDAVTTYISEAEAAQRRVLAAADVTQDERGLRELVQAGAYRSAINLTARLLTIYGQGIGRSGHPSKHSPHSLQLWFTRIALLIKTKEYQVAQAEAEPFGQLDKPDLFYQFYPEMYGGRPGSIASFSFRLLLAELPMHCGKAKDSLTKLFNMLATVKQMLRNLKEGLCEDGNPMEISESDRNDSVRLWTGRETRILHSIVNCALALKDYVLAMDILGQLCERDGAPRHTLLSALGRLHLQLGDVSGAEVCFNEASEIRGGAPDLRELVDRGLLAMAQNSFGDAYKFFHQASVLEPSNVMILNNMGVCLLYGGDLKEAIAVLESAIQQNPIQGLQESLLLNLCTLYDMESSKGRRKKFALLRQLSRYQADAPTAILEKLYG